One genomic window of Salmo salar chromosome ssa12, Ssal_v3.1, whole genome shotgun sequence includes the following:
- the LOC106564925 gene encoding neuronal pentraxin-1 produces MSGNMPGIRKGHSWQLFLLSFLVLEGSTQDFGQTQFICTSVPKDVDLCAATMQNSGPAEDLKTTVMQLRETVLQQKETIMNQKETIRELTSKLSRCESQSLPEAGAGGRRIVPGAKNTMGDVSRGPQDTLAQLGQTLQTLKQRLENLEQYSRNNGTAQANSLKDLLQNKIDDMEKQVLSRVNTLEETKPGQKNDTDQRNRVESTLTSMHHRITDLEKGGKDNRPLDKFQLTFPLRTNYMYAKAKRTLPEMYAFTVCLWIKSNASPGVGTPFSYAVPGQANELVLIEWGNNPMEILINDKVAKLPFIINDGKWHHICITWTTRDGMWEAFQDGVLRGSGENLAPYHPIKPQGVLVLGQEQDTLGGGFDATQAYVGELANLNMWDRKLSIGDIYNLATCNSKAQTGNVFSWSESNIEIFGGATKWTFEPCRALN; encoded by the exons ATGTCAGGAAACATGCCTGGAATCAGGAAGGGACACTCTTGGCAACTTTTCCTACTTTCTTTCTTGGTTTTGGAGGGGTCAACGCAAGATTTCGGACAGACCCAGTTTATTTGCACGTCTGTGCCCAAGGATGTGGACTTGTGCGCGGCTACGATGCAGAACAGCGGTCCGGCGGAGGATTTGAAGACGACGGTGATGCAATTGAGGGAGACCGTGTTACAGCAAAAGGAGACCATCATGAACCAAAAGGAGACAATCAGGGAACTAACGTCCAAGTTGAGCCGGTGTGAGAGCCAGAGTCTGCCCGAGGCGGGAGCGGGAGGCCGGAGAATAGTACCGGGCGCCAAGAACACTATGGGGGACGTATCAAGGGGTCCACAAGACACTCTCGCTCAACTAGGACAGACTTTACAGACTCTCAAACAGAGGTTGGAGAATCTTGAG CAATACAGCCGAAACAACGGTACGGCCCAGGCGAATAGTCTGAAAGACCTGCTTCAGAACAAGATTGATGATATGGAGAAGCAGGTGCTGTCCCGGGTCAACACCCTGGAGGAGACCAAACCGGGTCAGAAAAACGATACGGACCAGCGGAACCGAGTGGAGTCCACGCTGACTTCCATGCATCACCGGATAACGGACCTAGAGAAAG GTGGGAAAGACAACAGACCACTGGACAAGTTCCAGCTGACATTCCCGTTGAGAACCAACTACATGTACGCCAAAGCCAAGAGAACCCTGCCGGAGATGTATGCCTTCACCGTGTGTCTGTGGATTAAATCTAACGCGTCGCCCGGAGTGGGCACACCTTTCTCCTACGCTGTCCCAGGGCAGGCCAACGAGCTGGTGCTGATTGAGTGGGGAAATAACCCGATGGAGATACTCATCAATGATAAG GTGGCCAAGTTGCCGTTCATCATCAACGACGGGAAGTGGCATCACATCTGCATCACCTGGACCACGCGCGACGGGATGTGGGAGGCGTTTCAGGACGGAGTGCTCCGGGGCAGTGGAGAGAATCTGGCGCCATACCATCCCATCAAGCCGCAGGGAGTCCTCGTATTGGGACAAGAGCAG GACACGCTGGGGGGAGGTTTCGACGCCACACAAGCATATGTGGGTGAGCTAGCAAATCTCAACATGTGGGATAGGAAGCTTTCCATCGGGGATATTTATAACCTGGCAACCTGCAACAGTAAAGCGCAAACTGGCAATGTATTCTCTTGGTCGGAGTCCAACATTGAAATATTCGGTGGAGCTACCAAGTGGACATTCGAGCCGTGCCGTGCGCTCAACTGA